A region of Vitis riparia cultivar Riparia Gloire de Montpellier isolate 1030 chromosome 12, EGFV_Vit.rip_1.0, whole genome shotgun sequence DNA encodes the following proteins:
- the LOC117927357 gene encoding sucrose-phosphatase 2-like isoform X2: MIMAGVNSCPRLMVDHYDSENHSLLRFNALWEANYRHNSLLVFSTGRSPASYKGLRKEKPLLSPDITVLSVGTEIAYGESMVPDNDWVEFLNQNWDRNMVIEETRKFPELNPQSETEQRPHKVSFYIEKDKADEVIKALSESLEKNGLDFKIIYSGGRALDVLPQGAGKGQALAYLLKRLKTEGKVPDNTLVCGDSGNDAELFSVPEVYGVMVSNAQEELLQWYTENAKNNPNIIHATERCAAGIIQAIGHFSLGPNTSPRDVPHFSECKPDNVNPGHEIVKFYLFYERWRCAEVEDTDPCMENLKVDYHPAGVFVHPSGVERSLHDCINAMRSCYGDKQGRKFQVWVDRVSPVQMSSDTWIVKFDKWELSGDERHCCITTVVLSSKGGDASDGFTWRHMHQTWLEGWGVKDHSNWLF; encoded by the exons ATGATCATGGCTGGTGTCAACAGTTGTCCACGTCTCATG GTTGATCATTATGATTCTGAAAACCACTCATTGCTTAGATTTAATGCCTTATGGGAAGCCAATTATCGCCATAATTCTCTTCTGGTTTTCTCAACTGGAAGGTCACCTGCAAGCTACAAAGGGTTGAGGAAAGAGAAACCCTTGCTAAGCCCAGATATAACAGTTTTGTCTGTGGGAACTGAGATAGCATATGGTGAATCAATGGTGCCAGACAATGATTGGGTTGAATTTCTAAATCAGAATTGGGATAGGAACATGGTCATAGAGGAGACAAGGAAGTTTCCAGAGCTGAatcctcag TCAGAAACAGAGCAGCGGCCGCACAAAGTTAGCTTTTATATTGAGAAAGATAAGGCTGATGAAGTGATAAAGGCTTTGTCAGAAAGTTTGGAAAAGAATGGG ttggattttaaaataatttatagtgGAGGAAGAGCTTTGGATGTATTACCCCAAGGTGCTGGCAAAGGACAAGCTCTTGCATATTTGCTAAAAAGGTTAAAGACTGAGGGAAAGGTCCCTGATAACACTCTTGTTTGTGGGGATTCTGGAAATGATGCTGAACTTTTCAGTGTTCCAGAAGTTTATGGTGTCATG GTTAGCAATGCCCAGGAAGAGTTGTTGCAGTGGTACActgaaaatgctaaaaataatcCTAACATAATCCATGCAACTGAAAGGTGTGCAGCAGGAATTATACAAGCCATTGGTCATTTTAGCCTAGGTCCAAATACATCTCCAAGAGATGTTCCCCACTTCTCAGAGTGTAAGCCAGATAATGTCAATCCTGGTCATGAAATAGTGAAATTTTACCTGTTCTATGAGCGATGGAGATGTGCAGAAGTTGAGGATACAGATCCATGTATGGAAAATCTGAAAGTGGATTAT caTCCAGCTGGTGTTTTTGTCCATCCATCTGGTGTTGAACGATCTCTTCATGACTGTATAAATGCAATGAGAAGCTGCTATGGTGACaaacaaggaagaaaatttCAGGTGTGGGTGGATCGGGTTTCACCAGTGCAGATGAGTTCAGACACATGGATAGTGAAATTTGACAAGTGGGAATTATCCG GAGATGAGCGGCACTGTTGCATAACCACAGTTGTATTGAGTTCCAAG GGGGGCGATGCTTCAGATGGTTTCACTTGGCGGCATATGCATCAGACATGGTTGGAAGGATGGGGAGTGAAAGACCATTCAAACTGGCTCTTCTAG
- the LOC117927357 gene encoding sucrose-phosphatase 2-like isoform X1 yields the protein MIMAGVNSCPRLMVVSDLDLTMVDHYDSENHSLLRFNALWEANYRHNSLLVFSTGRSPASYKGLRKEKPLLSPDITVLSVGTEIAYGESMVPDNDWVEFLNQNWDRNMVIEETRKFPELNPQSETEQRPHKVSFYIEKDKADEVIKALSESLEKNGLDFKIIYSGGRALDVLPQGAGKGQALAYLLKRLKTEGKVPDNTLVCGDSGNDAELFSVPEVYGVMVSNAQEELLQWYTENAKNNPNIIHATERCAAGIIQAIGHFSLGPNTSPRDVPHFSECKPDNVNPGHEIVKFYLFYERWRCAEVEDTDPCMENLKVDYHPAGVFVHPSGVERSLHDCINAMRSCYGDKQGRKFQVWVDRVSPVQMSSDTWIVKFDKWELSGDERHCCITTVVLSSKGGDASDGFTWRHMHQTWLEGWGVKDHSNWLF from the exons ATGATCATGGCTGGTGTCAACAGTTGTCCACGTCTCATGGTAGTCTCAGATCTCGATCTTACAATG GTTGATCATTATGATTCTGAAAACCACTCATTGCTTAGATTTAATGCCTTATGGGAAGCCAATTATCGCCATAATTCTCTTCTGGTTTTCTCAACTGGAAGGTCACCTGCAAGCTACAAAGGGTTGAGGAAAGAGAAACCCTTGCTAAGCCCAGATATAACAGTTTTGTCTGTGGGAACTGAGATAGCATATGGTGAATCAATGGTGCCAGACAATGATTGGGTTGAATTTCTAAATCAGAATTGGGATAGGAACATGGTCATAGAGGAGACAAGGAAGTTTCCAGAGCTGAatcctcag TCAGAAACAGAGCAGCGGCCGCACAAAGTTAGCTTTTATATTGAGAAAGATAAGGCTGATGAAGTGATAAAGGCTTTGTCAGAAAGTTTGGAAAAGAATGGG ttggattttaaaataatttatagtgGAGGAAGAGCTTTGGATGTATTACCCCAAGGTGCTGGCAAAGGACAAGCTCTTGCATATTTGCTAAAAAGGTTAAAGACTGAGGGAAAGGTCCCTGATAACACTCTTGTTTGTGGGGATTCTGGAAATGATGCTGAACTTTTCAGTGTTCCAGAAGTTTATGGTGTCATG GTTAGCAATGCCCAGGAAGAGTTGTTGCAGTGGTACActgaaaatgctaaaaataatcCTAACATAATCCATGCAACTGAAAGGTGTGCAGCAGGAATTATACAAGCCATTGGTCATTTTAGCCTAGGTCCAAATACATCTCCAAGAGATGTTCCCCACTTCTCAGAGTGTAAGCCAGATAATGTCAATCCTGGTCATGAAATAGTGAAATTTTACCTGTTCTATGAGCGATGGAGATGTGCAGAAGTTGAGGATACAGATCCATGTATGGAAAATCTGAAAGTGGATTAT caTCCAGCTGGTGTTTTTGTCCATCCATCTGGTGTTGAACGATCTCTTCATGACTGTATAAATGCAATGAGAAGCTGCTATGGTGACaaacaaggaagaaaatttCAGGTGTGGGTGGATCGGGTTTCACCAGTGCAGATGAGTTCAGACACATGGATAGTGAAATTTGACAAGTGGGAATTATCCG GAGATGAGCGGCACTGTTGCATAACCACAGTTGTATTGAGTTCCAAG GGGGGCGATGCTTCAGATGGTTTCACTTGGCGGCATATGCATCAGACATGGTTGGAAGGATGGGGAGTGAAAGACCATTCAAACTGGCTCTTCTAG
- the LOC117927257 gene encoding vacuolar iron transporter homolog 4-like, whose translation MAALNPACKNVEISVHEDNLVPHGQPQDPKAQHFHSSNRGQWLRAALLGANNGLVSVASLMMGVGVLKRDVMAMALAGFAGLVAGSCSVAIGEFVSIYTQLDIDATQMRRNSREDSKNLELPNPFQVAIASALTFVVGAMVPVVAAAITRDHKVRLGVVVAVSSLAFLVFGGVGAILGRTPVGWSCARVLVGGWMAMAITSGLTMLIGSSH comes from the coding sequence ATGGCAGCCCTTAATCCTGCATGTAAAAACGTTGAAATTTCGGTTCATGAGGATAACTTAGTGCCCCATGGACAACCCCAAGATCCTAAAGCTCAGCATTTCCACTCCTCTAACAGGGGACAATGGCTTCGGGCTGCTCTATTGGGGGCTAACAACGGGTTGGTCTCGGTTGCTTCACTGATGATGGGTGTTGGAGTTCTCAAGAGAGATGTCATGGCCATGGCTCTTGCTGGGTTTGCAGGGTTAGTTGCCGGGTCTTGTAGTGTGGCAATAGGAGAGTTTGTCTCTATATACACCCAGTTAGATATAGACGCAACTCAAATGAGAAGAAACAGCAGAGAAGATAGTAAGAATTTGGAGCTGCCAAATCCTTTTCAGGTTGCTATAGCATCTGCCTTGACCTTTGTGGTGGGGGCAATGGTTCCAGTAGTGGCGGCTGCAATCACAAGGGATCATAAGGTGAGGCTTGGGGTGGTGGTTGCTGTGTCGAGCTTGGCATTTTTGGTATTTGGAGGGGTAGGGGCAATTCTGGGGAGGACTCCTGTGGGGTGGTCTTGCGCCAGGGTTCTAGTTGGAGGCTGGATGGCTATGGCTATTACTTCTGGGCTCACCATGTTGATTGGCTCCAGTCATTAA